Part of the Molothrus aeneus isolate 106 chromosome 8, BPBGC_Maene_1.0, whole genome shotgun sequence genome is shown below.
AATCTGAACAGTTTTGGAACCACACCTTTATAAGTGGCAATTCAAACACATGCATATTACACGTGAAGTGAAGCAGTAAAAAATGCagtctgttttccttccctcccctgaaAGCTGCTCTCAATGGCAGTGATGGttaagcagcagaaaaacaatCCCAGTTCAGAGTTTCAAGTATTAAGCAAAAAGGGTGCCAAACTGGAATTTTATTATTATGTGAGGCTTTTAAGAGATAATAAAGCAGTTTCCTGACCTTGTCAGCAGTAGCTGAGCTTCAGTgttcaggaaaagcagagaacagACAGCTGTAAGCAGGAACCAATTCTACTCCTCAAATGGAATCTTCTCATATCTATAAACACATTCAGATTCAGGGTGCAGGTTTTACCTACAGAAACTTGGACAACGACAGCTCCTCATATTCAGATACATAGAAAAGGTTTTTCTGTGAGGTAATGAAGAACACCTGGAGGACAAAATCATTGGTCCCAGCCAGCACGGCTTCATGAATGGCAAGTCTTGATTGTCAAACCTCCTAGTCCATCTAGGAAAGCCACATAATCTAGGAAAGTACACATAATCTTTCTGGACTTCAGCAGAGCTTTTGATACTGTCACAGCATCCTTCTGGACAAgatgtccagcacacagctggataaCTGTGTTACACAATGGGTGAGCAACTGGCTCACGGGTCAGGCACAGAGAGTTACAGagaatggggtgacatcaggGGTCCAGTCTCTAATGAGCTCTGGACACAgcccagttctcttcaacatcttcattaatgacTTGGATGCAGGACTCCAAGGATTATCAAGGAGTATCAAtgacactaaattgggaggagctgttgactcccCCAAATACAGGGAGGCCCTGCAGATACCTCGATAAATTAGAGGGCTGGGCAACCACCAAACATACAAAGTTTAACAAGGTCAAGTGacagattctgcacctgggatggggcaacagacagactggggaatgagaggctggagagcagcaccacGGAAAGGGATCTGGGGGCCTGGTGGATGGCAAGGTGAGTAGGAGtcagcagtgtcctggcagcCGGGAGGGCCAAGCGTGTCCTGgggggcactgggcacagcatggcactgggcacagcatggccagctgggtgagggaggggactgtcccactctgctctgcactgcatcTTGCactgagtgctgggggcagttttgggtgccgtAAGGTAAAACAACATTAAGCTACTAGAGAGCTTAATGCAGGGCcatgaagatggtgaagggtctgcaGGGGAAGACTTATGAGGAGTTGCtaaggtcacttggtctgttcatcctggagaagaagagaCTGAGGGGACACCTCACTGAGGTCTTCAACATCCTCATAAGAAGACGTGGAGGGGCAGGTGCTGATCTCTTTTCCCTGTAGTCAGTGACAGAACTCAAGTAAAGACcctgaagctgagtcaggggaggtttaagcTGGATATTAGGACAAGGTTCTTCATCCAGAGGATATCTGGGGACTGCAACAAGGTCCCCAGGGAAGCAGTCAGAACACCAAGCCTGTCTGATTCAAGGAacgtttggacaatgctctcaggcacgtGGTGTGACCCtttgggtgtcctgtgcagggccaggagttggactcaatgattctGACAGGCCCTTTCTGATTCAGTATATTATGACCCTAAGGTACTATTTGCATTCCATGCCTTTGGGATTGAAGTCTCTGCATCTGCCCTGACAGGATGCAATGCTTATTGGCAAAGGGAAAGACATGTGACTCGACATCTATAAATCAAAGAAAACGTCCACCACCTTTAgtgatttaggaaaaaaacatctaTCAAGTGTACAGAACACAGCATTCTCTTTTAGAAAACAGTAGACTGAGTAAGTAACAGAAAACCTCCTCAAGATACAAAGGATCAAATAAAGATTccaattaaaattttctttaaactttACTGAGACAAGACCCAAAAGTTTCAACTTGGGAAAATTTCACTTCCTGATACTGAACGTTTAGTCCTCCTGAAACGTGAAGGACACTAAGCtctaaaactatttttctttagtatttgTTGCATTCAAGATAAAGCCTACAAAAGTGAGAAGATGTGCAAGAGAAGTGATAAATACAGACTCAAAAGGGCCAGCATGAAAAGTGGGACTGAAGTTGCCCACTAGGACTGTCTGATGCAGTGTGGATGGCTGAATGTGATGTGTATCCATAGTGTCACCCTTCCACCAAGCTTTCTTCAAACCTCTTCTGTAGAATCTCTGTATGACCTTGGCCAACCTGCATTTTCTGTGAAACTGCAATTAACATTGCACTCTTGTACATTCTTAGGAAACAGGCAAAAGCTTTAATGTAAATCCTTCTATGTTTATGAaggcaaaggagactcaaaCTTGGTCTCATAAAGAACTTTTGTATAGAAGGATCTGAAAAGGGTCATAAGCAGCATTAAATATAACCTATATTAAATACCTAAAAAATATAATCTTTTGCATAGAATAAAGAAAAGTGCAGCTACAGCGCAGCAGTCCCTACCAGAAGAAAGGGCTAATTTATGTGTGGTATAGAATTAACTGTTGTCTCTCATCACTGAGACTGCAGCAACTAAAGACATGTTTACAGGGAGAATcacttgtgaaaaaaaataggtgATTAGGTTATTTCACTATGTCTGTGAAGTAAGTGCAAAcacttaaaatactttttttaaaaaagcaaagctgatAGGTAATTTTCCCAAGTTAATTTTCTCTTGATATTACTTGGAAAAATGAaatcgctttttttttttttagaatccAAATTAAATCCACATTTGGCATCTCTTTGtgcaaaataataattagaaaGCTTATAGAAGTACAAGTTTTATCTATTCTATAAAAGCTGGTTGTTTAAGGATTATCAACTCTTCATTCCCTTCCAACTTTTGTACTGCAATCCCTGTGGTAATCAAGCACAGAATATGATTAAGTCTGGGAGACTTATTTccactgctctgaaaaacagAGTCTAAGTGGAGAGTCAGGAActttaggaaaataaatattgtaCACTTCTGAAAGGAAGCAACATCTTTGAAGTATCTCTCTACTGCCCATATTAGCACGCCTAAATATAAGAAAGTATATACCTCATCAGTTGCTAAAACATCTTCGATTTTAGTTAAAAAAAGTCAACTTATTTTACTGGATATAATTTGGTACTACAATTTGGTAAATGggatatttaaataaataaaaataaatattgtatttatatatatttcaagATTGCTTGTTTCTGTAGTGAATTAGTATCTGTATTGTTAGATTTCCCTCTGTTTAGCTTTTTTCACACTGTGTCTCCACTTACGAATGGCAGTTCCGGAACTACTGGCTACTACACAAAGGGCACCACCCACAGTCCACCAAGTTGGTATATGATTGAGAAAAAGAACttgtaaaataaaagcaaacaccaCATCCATTGTTCTCATTATTGATACAGGTCCAGCTTTCTCTATCTGTAATGCTTTTGTGAGAAATATCTGACCCCCCAACCCTAACAAGCCTATTAATATTAGAAAAACCCTATCCCTGCCACAATGTGGTAAACGCCATTCATTCAAAACAAACAATGCTATAACACATCCAATTAATCCAATGACTGCATAATACCAAATTGACAAAAAATAATGCACAGACTTTCCCACCTTCCTTAGTATAACAATAGTTGAAGCTGCAGATAACGTGCTTGCAATCGCTGCTATGGTTCCTTTAAGGTGATCTGAGTAACTTCCTTCAATCCCTGTAACACGTGAGCCAAACAGAAATGGTGGTCTGGCAATAAGAATCACTCCAGTGACTGCAAAGAGAGTGAACAGAACATCCCAAAGGCTGTATTTCTCTTTGAGAAAGATCCATGCCAGCAATGACGTAAAAACAGGACTGGTAAAAGTTATAACAGTGGCATCAGCTAGCGGCATGACTTGGTAAGCGTAGTAGAGAAGAACCATTGCAGTAGAGCCAAGGAATCCtcggaagaaaagaaaaattcttttacCTTTTGGTCCCAAAAACCctgttctgaaaaacagaaatgtcACATTAATGTCACTACCTTGCTTATTTCACGACTAACATCCAAACATATTTAAGTATGGTATATACCTTTCTAGACAAGGGAGTTTAATACCCAAATATTCTTAACTGTCTGATCACAGACCAGTTTATTTCCATCATGACCCCCAATCACATTCAGAGTCCAGAACCTGTTCTTCTAGTGAATAATTTTTCACTTGCAAAATAACCCAATAGTATCTACAAAtatcttctgttttttttaagatcaCCCCTTTGTGGAAATCAAATCACTTGGTAGAAGCCTCTACCATTCAGGGAGTCAAAGATTTTCAGTTTCATATTAAGAAACAATCAACTAATCTAAAATAATGCAGTTATGCAACTGATGTCCAAACGAAAATAACACTGCATTGCAATCATATTTAAGTGAGTGATAATTCTAGATCTAGTTTTAAGAAATAACTtgaaatttaaacattttttacaCTTACTTGTAGTATATTAAACCAGGAAGAACAAATGCCATTTGGAAAACACATCGAAATGCACTCACTTCCACTGAATGTAcatcttctatttttttaagaaataaagagGCCACTGAGAAAAGGAAGGCAGACAGTATGGTATAAAACAGACCAAGTCCTGGGCACGCAGCTTTCTTCTTTACCCCTGCAACAGATAAAACTACAGTTAATAAGGATCTATTAGAAGACTTTTCTGATCAGACAGCTCTGCACACTGCAGTGCTCCACGTATCTGCAGTGATTTTTGTGATGGAGAACAGGGgaaccaaagaaacaaacacaaatattaCATGTATTTACCAAATCTACCATGAAAACACTTTTCACTGACCAtcatgggttttctttttttcttaaaacaggGTGTAAGAGATGAACTCTAACACCTGGGATACAAAACACTGCAGTTCTACACGAGATAGTAGACTTAACTTCTTGTAGATATCAGACTAGTACAGGTGATTTACTATAGGGACTAGTCACAATTCTGCCCAGGAACCAACAAATGTAACTGACTACAAAACAGTCCATGGTCAGATTCTGAAACTATTATCTTGGGAATCAGCTGCTTAGTTAACTAAGGTTCCTAAGCAAAAATGAATTTCCTTTCTCACAAATACACAATATAAAATCTCTGTACAGAAGTTCATTTTTATCATACCTCATGTTCATTTTGCAACTAAATCACCCTAAATTTGACCAAGACCGATAACATTTTTATCTCACTGTAAGaatccaaatattttcttcaaataggcatcaaatacagattttaagCAGAATAAATTTAAGTAACTAATGTTAGAACATCAAAGGCCTGATATTTGTCATAATTCCATGAAGACCTTAGTCTATGCTTATTTATCAGACTTCCCCTTCCTGAAAGTTTCCCAAGTCTAATGTTTCTATTCAAGTTTCCTCATTGCCTCAGGCTCTCTTCAACAACACACTCTTCCTCGTTCCACTCATTTTCTCcacactgattaaaaaaaaaaaaaagcaagcaaggaGAGGGAGAACTGTGAGACAGAGAACTGTGTTGAAGTCAGCAGCAGCAATCTCCAAAGAAATCAGCcttttttgttattgctttgTTGCATAAAAGGAACAGTATTTCCACTGAACCTAGAGGTGAACACCAAGGAAAACAGAGCCCATTTAAAAATTTGAGTGGGATGTCACCTCActatctctttcttttttctctaccTGCATAAAATACTGGGAGCTACCTTTTCTTCTGCAACTCCCTCTAAAGATAGGAGCAAGAACTCCATGTCCCAGAAGCAGGCAGAAGCAGTGTTTTGATAAAAGGATGCCTCATCTCACATTAGTGTGGCAGCCTGTGAGCCTTATGGATGCTCTAAAACACCATCAGCTGGGTACTGCTGTGAGTTGCTTAGCAACTAAGTATGGttttgagaggttttttttttaaattaacaaaacTTGTCACAAACCATTTTGATCCTCCTTGAGATCAGCACTCAAGGCTGAGAAAGTGCATCTTACTTACTGCCTAGAAGGGAAGACTTGCAGGCAGGAGTCCTAGGGACCCAGGCTTTACAACAGCAACTACAACCTGAAGTAGGCAAAAGGTTTGTTTCTCAAGGAATCCTGCCACACTGCAGCTGAGAGTTACAGCTTCtacttgaaatatttctgtttagcAACAGCCTCTTACATAAAACTGACTATAAAAACTACCACAAACCAACACTGGACCAGGACACCTACCAACTATGAAACAAAGTGTTTAAAAAGTGTTCGTGAACTACGTAATGCCTTAATCCACACAGTCACATAACAGAACTTCAAAATTAACAGTCTCTAATATTGAAACAAAAGGAATCAGACTGGCTTATAACTGAAATGGGAAATCCAAACCCAGGCTGGCTTATGGATGAACACAGCACAAACATAACTATTAACTTTTATCTCAGGCATGATAGCTTCTCTGATTATTACAGAATGAAGCCAACCTAAATAAAGGAAGCGCTGAAACGGAAAACCAatcaaattaaagcaaaatataCTGAAAGGATCTTATATCCAGAACTAAACTTTGGATTGTaaggaacaaacaaaaatcagaagGAACTAATTTCTGTAAGCTACCCAATAGCACAAGCCTATCAAAAACAGAATCTTCAGAATCTTGTAATACTAGAATTTAAACTATCAACATCTTGAATTGCCAAAGCATGTACTTAGTACAATAATAAAgtggtttatttcattttaaaaataaaatggtccAAGTTCTTCCACCAAAAACAAGAACTGCAGTTCTGAAGAGTACTTATTTCAAAGTAAGTTTTAGAGAGAAGTTACATTAAGATAACATTCCCACCCCACAAAATATTAAGCCTCAAAATACCAGCCTAACACCACCAAAACAGTCAAGCACTCATGCTTTTTTCAAAGAATGTAGCAGCCTGAAAATCAAAAGATTTCAAGCAGTACCCAACTCCTCTTTTGAGTGGCTACAGatttaattttccagttttatttccTGGCCATCTCCATACATAATGCTTTCAAACAATCTTCCACTTCTGTTTTAAGTCATAGGTAAATGGCTCCCACTGCGACCTGTTTTAGTTGTAAATTCTAATTGAGTTTTTAATGCTGTACTTTGTTGCAAACAGTTTTATACCTGCAAAATGcatgcaatgaaaaaaaacacaCGTCTCACATACAAGCATCTCAAGAATAGCAGGAGAGGCAGAAGAGTACTGGCTGTGGGAAAGACAGTCAGTGAGAAGATGATTGTCCTAGACCTTCAGGAAAGGCAGAAGATTCCCCACGTtataaaaagcagaagagcTCTCTTTGACTTCTGTAAAGTGCCAGGAGCACAACAGCATGCACTGGAACTAATCATGGTCATGCAGACAAGATCTAGCGGTGATTCATAGCCTTCAGTCATCAACTCGGTCAACAATTTTGTGAGGCAGACAACCCAAAACTGAAGTACTCTTTCTGGTTAATTAATCAAAGTTTCTCAGGATTTCaaacactggggttttttccccaagctTTGCTTTGTAAGTGACACTAATGTGAATTTCACTGATGAAGGACTCTGGCCTCTCCACAGCTTACCAACAAATCTATTTTCTGCTGGAAAGTCAATTACAGTCATTTTAATGACAAAcacattttcagtgaaattgttttaaaaaaagtactCCAGATaacttcagaaattattttaagatgGCATTTATGTTTTAAGAGAACTCCACTTTAAACCTACATGTTACATATTTCCCAATACGTTTGTGGCTTTATCAATTTGTGGCTTATCAGGAAGTCAGAGTCCCAAGTCCCTGGACCAACTAAAGCGCGCTCTCAAACGCATTTATAGTGTCAGAGGTTCACATAGGCAGAAGGCACTTCTATTTACCCAAACCTGTCAAgtctttaaaactttaaaacagGAAGTACTGTTTTCCCGAGGAATAATCGCTCCCGAGGTTCTCACAGAGGCGACAGAGCCGCCCGGCCCTGGGGGTGAGCGGTGCCGGCGCTGTGCCCGCTCCCGGGGCGGGGGGCACCGGGCACCCGGCCCGAGCCGCGCCCGGCGCACAGGCACAGGGCACCGGGGCACGGAGCAGGACGTGCTGCCGGCGCGCCGATTCCCTCACCGGGGCCAGCCTGTCCACTCAAGAGGACGGGAGGACGAGGGCGAGGCCGAACCCGCTCGCAGGTGAGCCGCGGGTACCAGGTGCCGCCGCCGGGGACGGCTCGGAAGCGGCGAGGCGGCTCCTgccgccggcggggcgggcacCGATGCCCGGGCGCCCTCTGCAGCCGCCCGAggccgctccccgccccgccgccaCGTGCGGACGGCCCGATGCCCTCGGGCCGCTTCTTCATCCCCCGCGGCCCGGCAATGTCACCCCGAGAGCGGGCAGTCCAGCCGGGACGACGCTGCCCCCCTGCCCGACTCTCTCTCCTCACCAGGTGCCTCGCAGCAGAACGGCCACGACATGCCCGAGCAGCAGCCACAAGCGCGGCGCTCCTCGGCACCCGCCGCCTCGACGCCGGGCGCCGGGCACGGCTGCACCGCACCCGGCCCGTCCTCCCGGCCCGGCGGCACCTCAGGCTCCTGCCCGgccgctgccggagcagcgTCGCCCTCTCCGCCCTGACACGGCACCATGAGGTCGCGGAGCTGCCACGATGCTCCCGGCGCCTCCTCGGCTGCCGGCGACACCTGCCCTCCTGCGCATGCGGTGCGGCCGCCCAGCGCCGCCCGCCGCCttcccccgcccgcccgcccgcagcGCCGAGCACCCGCGGGGGAGGCTGCACCGGGTCCCGGCTCCGCCACCCCCCGCCAGGCCCCGCCTGGAACCGCCCGGGCGGCCCGTCCCTCCCGCGGCCGCTACCTGCCTGCGagcccggcggcggcggagggcCCCTGCCGGGACAGGAGGCAGCGCCCTGCCGCTTCCTTCCTGGCGTCCCCCGGAGAGACACCCGGCGAGGGCAGCGGCAGCGGTGCCGGGGAGCAGCGAGGCCGTGGTGCCTCGGGAGGGGGAGCTCTGACCCCGCCGGAGAGCGGAGGGGGCCGCGCAGGCCGCGGCTGTTTGCGAGCAGAAGAGATAAAACACTGGGGAAAGGTGACGCGAAGTTATTTTGGGGGCGTTGTTGCGTCATTTGCGCGCCCAGAGTGAAAGCATCGCTGTGTGTGCCCGCGGCACTGACCCctctcagctcagctcagcctggccGGGCCCATCGGCCCGGACACTGCCCCGAGATAGTGCGCCCAGATACTGCACCGAGGTACTGCACCCAGACAGAGCACCCAGATACTGCACCGAGGTACTGCACCCAGACAGAGCACCCAGATAGTCCACCCAGATCCTGCACCCAGACAGTGCACCCAGATAGTGCAGCCGCCGCAGCCTCGGCTGGCCCGGCTGTCACCGTGGGACCTCCCTGGACCGGGCTCCGCGCCCCGTGGAAGAGCCGGGATGGCCCCGGTGCCCCcgtcagtgctgctgtgtcagTGCGCAGGGGCAGCGCATCgctccctgccagagctgctgcctgctccggGTGAAAATGGAGATGGGAACCTGGTGGGCAGTTCAGTCAGGATTGTTAGTGAGGTACAGAAATGTAACCCCCGCCTCATATGTTTTCCCTAAGAAAACAATGCTGCCAATGCCTTTGGGCAGAAGAATCGGAAAGGGTAGAGAGAAAAACAGGGGTAGTCCTTTTTCCTCACCCATGAAAAAGTGCAGAGTAAAAGAAgcagaattaatttaaaatgctatttttttccttttgagcaAGTTGAACTGTCATCAATAATTAAAATGGGAGGAATTTCTATTAAAAGGAAAGATTTATGCTCACATTCATCTCTTAGCTGCATAAATTAATctctgtttatttctttattcttaaCAAAGGGAAATGTAATCTACAGCTTTAGCAACATGAATGCCAAATGGTAGATAAAAGCTATTTCCTACAAACGATTTTAAGTTTTCCCTCAAGCTACCTCATAAAAGCTATTTCAAGCTTTTGGTGTCTCTAATTTAGCACATTTTATAGTCCATGCTAACCCACCAGAGGCGGTAAGTATTTCGTTATCTTGGAGCCAGCGGTTGATTAATATGACCAGAATTGTTTCACAAAATGTTCTTAGCTAAAAATTAGATGTGCTATATCAATTattaaaataagagaaatcAATTAATAAGGTTGTGTTGAAATCAGAATTATTCCTAAATATTTACATTATCTGAACTTCTGTTGCTATAaaccaagaaaataattaaatatatgcTGCAGTATTTATGATCAACTTGTGTTACAGTTCCTATCAACATAGCTCTCTACAAAGTCTATACTAAAGCTTTACTAAATCTTTCCTCTGGAGAtacaaattttcccaaatttctctTAATTAAGAAGTTACTTTTTCTTAATGCACTTATCTATTAATCAGAGTTTCATTTAGAGAGAAAGGTGCAAATAAACCTGGCAGCCTGCTGTTTTCTGAAGAAACTTCCCCTTCCCTGCACTCCAAGGCAGCTTTCACAGGCCACTGTTCCAAGAATCACCAACACAAAGTTAGAGCTGTCCTTCCCCAGACGAGTTTTGGTGGAAGGGCAGTGGGGATTCTCTCTGCAGCCATCCCAAGCTGCTGATGCCACAGGTGTCTCAGGGGAACACCTGGCACATCCCCTGGGCAGTGGGGGTGGAGCAGAGCACACCCACCCCAACTTTTGTGGCTGTCTGCACAGTCACTGGGTGAGTTGCCTTTGGAGTCAGtaacagcagaagcagctggcTAACTCAAGTCTTCAGTGAACAAAACCAGAGCCCAAACATGGTCCACAGTACAGATACAGAACAAATTTTAATGAGTTCTTACAATTTCTGGCTATTTGTTAAAATGTGCagattatatatttattttaaaatagtaaatttttttaagtgccaagtgctgagctgcagagagttTCAAAGAGACTGCAACAACCCCCTCCGTACCCCTCCATGTCTGGTTTTGAAAGGGAACATCTGAGGGCAGTGTTTGTTTATGCCAAGATACATGAAGTCTTCTGTTTGCTCCTGGTCAAACTGCCAGGTTTGTCTCAGCTTGAGAGCTTCCAAGTTCTTGTAAAATACAACCCTCTTCCCTGAACAAGGAAACAGAGCAGTTGCAGCTGCCCAAACTAAGCAGCAGTCAAATGTAATTTGCAGGCATGCTGCCCTAGATTGGAAAATTAAGTACCTGCATAAATGTGCAGGTCAATGTCTAATGCAGCTTTTTCAAGTACAGATTAAGTCTCATCTATGTGATACTGTGCCCAGAACTGGCTGTTCCTTTCTCTAGCACATCACCTATAATGTCTTTGCTGAGTGCAAACTCCATAAGAAAAGGCTTTAGTAAGCATGGGCAATTTGATCATTGAAATTAAACTGCAGCACCAGCTAGAATGGCATTTATTTGGTTTCCATAAGTGCAGAAAGCGAGCCAGCTCCTGCACAGTCACCACTCTCCGAACACAGAGCTTTCTTAGGTTGCTCTTTCCAAAGGAAGAATATTATCACCCTCATCCAGAATTCAGGCACAGGTTTTGTCACTATAAATGCCAGGAACAATCCAGTACTTGACTGCAGGTTGAGGTACAGGCCTGGCAGGTACTGAAAGTCCTGTAATGAGGTCTGTGTGCCCTGTAAGGGACCCTTTGGTTTCCATCTCCCCCCCTGCAAATGCTGTTTCTGACTCCTCAGAGTGGCTTTCCAGAAACACCAACAAGCACAAATGACAAAGCAATTAAGTAAGTTTTGTGGAGAACCGTGGGACTTTTCTAAGAGATTATAAGAACTTTATCCATTATCACATAACTTCTTTTATCCACCGCTGATATATTCTAATAAGCTTTTTGGAACACTGCTGCTCTTGGAGGTTTAGTGAGAACTAAATAATATAAACTGAGGGAGCCCTGGAGCTGACCTGGCCCTTACTCACCTCTCCTGAGGGCAGCACtaagagctctgcagagctccagcaggaaaGGCATGTGGATTCCTGGTACGTGGAACACCCTGGTGACATCTATCCCAGTTTCATCTGAACATAGCTGTGTCAGCACTGTTAGGTACTGCTTAAGCTATAAAAGTAGTAGATTTAAATCAAAACAGTAGTCCATATCAATGGCTTTTATTCTGTAAAAATGCCAATTCtgtaaaaccaatttttttaagtttaagtTGTTGAGCAAAATTTCATCCAAAGAAATACAGACTAATGTGaagtaacaaaataaataataaacatgcatggtttcctttccttctgaaaaGGTTTAACAAAAAAACAGATAAGAATTACTTTCTCAGTTTCTGAACTGGATCCAGCTCTTAAGTGCATTGTAATAACCATTTACCTCTGCACCTGAGTGCCATAAAACAGATGATTATTGCAGCACCAAGGAGTTTAATTGTCCTGGTCATTCATTCAAACTTCTGTCCAACCCAGAGCTGTTTGGGAATCAGAATAGCTGATGGGCACATCTGGTGCCCTGAGAGGTCATCTACTCCACCCtcccctgctcaaagcagggtcagctgGAGTTCAAGACTCTCTCCCTGTTGGGATTCcgaatatctccaaggatggagactgcACCAGCTCCCTGGGCAACATGCTCCTGTGTGcaaacacacattaaaaaaaaacaaactttaaaacaaaagttATGTTTAAAATGAGTGAAAACTTGTAGTCTTGCAGCCCAGTGAAAATGTGGTCCATATGAGCTCCTGCCTCCCTATCCCTATAAAACCCTGTCTTAGTGGGTTTTATGTCCACCTCAGGTGTCAGAAGAGACCTGTATTTTTCAGCTTCCCTGTTAAGGTGGATGGTGAATGAGTCCAGGTTTTGACATCACCACAAATTGCTCCTGCATGTATATATAGGGCTGTTGTACAAACATTTTAATCTTGTGTCACAGTATGTTCCAAGCATCACAGTCTTCTTCTTCCTGAGTTGGTGGTTGTAATGAGTAGTATTATAAAACAGGAGATGGGGTGGAACATTGAAATAATAGGGAATCCTGCAATTATGGTCAGTATAAGGGAGATATCCTGAGGCTCTTTTTAACTGCATTTTCCAGATTGCACTACTAGCAGTTGCTCTTCAGGAAACTGATTGTATTGAGATAGGTAAATTCAGTAGAAGTAGGAAGTAAAAAAAGTTCTGGGGTCTCCAGAatggaagaatttattttctttacttctgAAGAATTGAAAAATAATGGATAAGCAGGACAATATTAAAATTCTGCTTCTATACTTGTTAGGGTGCTTTCAATCCAGTATTAAAGGTATACTGCTTAGCT
Proteins encoded:
- the SLC35G1 gene encoding LOW QUALITY PROTEIN: solute carrier family 35 member G1 (The sequence of the model RefSeq protein was modified relative to this genomic sequence to represent the inferred CDS: inserted 2 bases in 1 codon), yielding MRRRAGVAGSRGGXPGASWQLRDLMVPCQGGEGDAAPAAAGQEPEVPPGREDGPGAVQPCPAPGVEAAGAEERRACGCCSGMSWPFCCEAPGVKKKAACPGLGLFYTILSAFLFSVASLFLKKIEDVHSVEVSAFRCVFQMAFVLPGLIYYKTGFLGPKGKRIFLFFRGFLGSTAMVLLYYAYQVMPLADATVITFTSPVFTSLLAWIFLKEKYSLWDVLFTLFAVTGVILIARPPFLFGSRVTGIEGSYSDHLKGTIAAIASTLSAASTIVILRKVGKSVHYFLSIWYYAVIGLIGCVIALFVLNEWRLPHCGRDRVFLILIGLLGLGGQIFLTKALQIEKAGPVSIMRTMDVVFAFILQVLFLNHIPTWWTVGGALCVVASSSGTAIRKWRHSVKKAKQREI